In Flavobacterium sp. N3904, one DNA window encodes the following:
- a CDS encoding NAD(P)/FAD-dependent oxidoreductase: protein MQIVIIGGGFAGINLAKELTNHNGIEVTLVDKNNYNFFPPLIYQVATAFLEPSSISYPFRKFFAGKKNLKFRLGELQKVIPAENKIILNNGELQYDHLVFATGAETSYFGMENVKKNAIPMKTLNDAIEMRNALLKNLEKAAICKDIRKRRTLLTIVVAGGGPTGVEVSGMFAEMRKNILLKEYPELDTTASNIYLVDGGDALLSPMSLESQADTLEAVTKLGVVVKLNTRVVDYKDDTVFFADGKTIQTKNLIWAAGVSAREFEGIPAESYGRGKRMATDAFNKVNGTENIYAIGDTCIQLNDVDFPGGHPQVAQVAIQQGINLAENFKLILQNKPLKPFKYKDKGSMAIIGKNKAVVDLPKPKMHFKGFFAWMIWLFVHLMSLITYRNRINTFYHWMIAYFSKDQSLRMIIRPEKRTKADA, encoded by the coding sequence ATGCAAATAGTAATCATAGGTGGTGGTTTTGCCGGAATCAATTTAGCCAAAGAACTCACAAACCACAACGGCATAGAAGTAACGCTTGTTGACAAAAACAATTACAATTTCTTTCCTCCGCTCATCTATCAGGTAGCAACCGCTTTTCTGGAACCCTCAAGCATAAGTTATCCGTTCCGTAAATTTTTTGCGGGCAAGAAGAACCTGAAGTTTCGCTTGGGCGAACTCCAAAAAGTAATTCCTGCCGAAAACAAAATCATCCTCAATAACGGCGAATTGCAATACGACCATTTGGTTTTTGCAACTGGTGCCGAAACCAGTTATTTCGGGATGGAAAATGTCAAGAAAAATGCCATTCCGATGAAAACCCTCAATGATGCCATCGAAATGCGCAACGCATTATTGAAAAACCTCGAAAAAGCAGCCATTTGCAAAGACATCCGCAAGCGAAGAACACTTTTGACCATTGTCGTGGCCGGTGGAGGACCCACAGGAGTGGAAGTTTCGGGTATGTTTGCCGAAATGCGAAAAAATATTTTACTCAAAGAATATCCCGAACTCGACACCACCGCCAGTAATATTTATTTGGTCGATGGGGGAGACGCCTTACTGTCGCCTATGAGTTTGGAATCACAAGCAGATACACTCGAAGCAGTAACAAAATTGGGAGTGGTCGTAAAGCTAAACACCCGTGTGGTCGATTACAAAGACGACACCGTATTCTTTGCCGATGGAAAAACCATTCAAACCAAAAATTTAATTTGGGCGGCAGGAGTTTCAGCACGAGAATTTGAAGGAATTCCGGCAGAAAGTTACGGTCGTGGCAAACGAATGGCAACCGACGCCTTCAACAAAGTAAATGGTACCGAAAACATCTACGCCATTGGCGATACCTGCATCCAACTCAACGATGTAGATTTCCCGGGCGGTCACCCGCAAGTTGCGCAAGTGGCTATCCAACAAGGAATAAATTTGGCCGAAAATTTTAAACTAATACTTCAAAATAAGCCATTAAAACCCTTTAAATACAAAGACAAAGGTTCTATGGCGATCATCGGAAAAAACAAAGCCGTAGTCGATTTGCCCAAACCCAAAATGCATTTCAAGGGCTTTTTCGCCTGGATGATTTGGCTTTTCGTACATCTAATGTCTTTGATAACCTACCGCAACCGAATCAATACCTTTTACCATTGGATGATTGCCTATTTCTCCAAAGACCAATCGTTGCGTATGATTATTAGACCAGAGAAAAGAACAAAAGCTGATGCATAG
- a CDS encoding AAA family ATPase, whose amino-acid sequence MLDSEEENLPINFQTTHKNKEILKEVLQVYLQDSNEKLEIYNELATRIDLLLNIINKRFLYKKLSIHKSRGFVFTSQLTGKDIPLSGLSSGEQHELVLFFQLLFDTEPNSLLLIDEPEISLHISWQNHFINDLKEVIILNNLSAIIATHSPDIINKNWKLTVQLKGE is encoded by the coding sequence CTGCTTGATAGTGAAGAAGAGAATTTACCGATTAACTTTCAAACTACACACAAAAATAAGGAAATCTTAAAGGAAGTTTTACAAGTTTACCTTCAAGATAGTAATGAAAAATTAGAAATTTATAATGAACTAGCGACACGAATCGACCTTTTATTAAATATAATTAATAAAAGATTTTTATACAAAAAGTTGAGTATTCATAAATCCAGAGGTTTTGTCTTTACATCTCAATTAACAGGGAAAGATATTCCTTTATCTGGTCTTTCGTCGGGCGAACAACATGAACTTGTACTTTTTTTCCAACTTTTGTTTGATACTGAACCTAATTCACTTTTATTGATTGATGAACCCGAAATCTCTTTACACATTTCATGGCAAAATCACTTTATAAACGATTTAAAGGAAGTGATTATACTAAATAACTTGTCTGCTATTATTGCTACACATTCACCAGATATTATTAACAAGAACTGGAAATTAACTGTACAATTAAAGGGAGAATAA
- a CDS encoding DUF4435 domain-containing protein: protein MREHLTPDRIANSILQKSRFKGTYLIVEGNSDYTLYRKFTDQEFCEIEIAFGNCNVIQVIEELQQRGFTDALGLIDSDFRRLDDDLPQNKNVIMSDDHDIEVMIIKSNALDTILTHHCDPTKYSTYLEDLKIKDIREDLLNLSKSIGILKWVNKSENLGLLFKPHKEDARPLDYAKFIDVKLFKFTGNENLINAVINYSMNKTKINTTNKAALQSLNSKKLDGVELNQLCNGHDICQILSLGLRKKLASLNSNVLSADQIELELILAYDSRYFEQTDIYKQIKSWEKQVGKQVLKF from the coding sequence ATGCGCGAACATTTAACTCCCGATAGGATTGCTAATTCAATATTGCAAAAATCCCGATTTAAGGGAACATATTTAATTGTTGAGGGCAACAGTGACTATACACTCTATCGAAAATTTACTGATCAAGAATTCTGCGAAATAGAGATCGCGTTTGGAAATTGTAACGTAATACAAGTAATTGAAGAACTTCAGCAGCGCGGATTTACAGATGCTCTTGGATTAATTGACTCAGACTTCCGAAGATTGGATGATGATTTACCACAAAACAAAAATGTAATTATGTCTGACGATCATGATATCGAAGTCATGATTATTAAATCTAATGCTCTTGATACAATATTGACACATCACTGTGACCCTACTAAATATTCAACTTATCTCGAAGATTTAAAAATAAAAGACATTCGGGAAGATTTGCTTAACCTAAGTAAATCAATTGGTATACTTAAATGGGTAAACAAATCTGAGAACTTAGGGTTACTATTTAAACCACATAAGGAAGATGCTCGACCATTGGATTATGCCAAATTTATTGATGTAAAATTATTTAAATTTACTGGAAATGAAAATCTGATAAATGCAGTTATAAATTATTCAATGAATAAAACAAAAATAAATACAACTAATAAAGCCGCTCTTCAATCTCTAAATTCAAAAAAATTAGATGGTGTCGAATTAAATCAACTTTGCAATGGCCACGACATTTGCCAAATTTTGAGTTTGGGGCTAAGAAAAAAACTAGCCTCACTAAATTCTAATGTTTTATCAGCGGATCAAATAGAACTTGAATTAATTTTAGCATATGATTCACGATATTTTGAGCAAACAGACATTTATAAACAAATTAAGTCATGGGAGAAACAAGTTGGAAAACAAGTTCTGAAATTTTAA
- a CDS encoding PAS domain-containing sensor histidine kinase yields MAQLNTMETKQNFTKILKNKYVPTAEFYSQIIDSLQDYSIFTLDNDFIINSWSSGSTKIFGYETDEVIGQPFDLIFTEEDLKNGVPTIEIETSLKEGRATDNRWHIAKDKSLFYAYGLVFPLIGLNGEMLGYVKVLRDLTDRKQSEDAIKNYIKELEDLNTHKESVMAILSHDLRSPLSAIIGTAKYLKENFRKMSPDAMQEMLDLLYKSSTDELEMLDYLVEWARIKYASDTFSPSKLKLIEYINKVFDTLNETASINTINLHHEIEENTSVFADSKMLISIIQNIVSNAIKHTEKGGSITVSAKTKEDKIIVQIKDTGIGMSKEIMDKLFTPQMKTLSETRKKNKGAGIGLLLVKGFLEKNGGEIWVESIEGEGSTFYFTLPIEKPLYKIGSSDEIMFDESA; encoded by the coding sequence ATGGCTCAATTAAATACAATGGAAACCAAGCAAAACTTCACAAAAATTCTTAAAAACAAATATGTTCCAACCGCTGAATTTTATAGCCAAATAATCGATAGTTTACAAGACTATTCCATTTTTACATTAGACAATGATTTTATTATAAATAGTTGGAGTTCTGGTTCTACAAAAATATTTGGTTACGAAACGGATGAAGTTATCGGACAACCTTTTGATTTGATATTTACAGAGGAAGATTTAAAAAATGGTGTTCCTACAATAGAAATCGAAACCTCTTTAAAAGAAGGTAGAGCAACCGATAATAGATGGCACATTGCCAAAGACAAGAGCCTGTTTTATGCTTATGGGTTGGTTTTTCCACTCATTGGTTTAAACGGAGAAATGCTTGGCTACGTTAAGGTTTTGAGGGACTTGACTGATAGAAAACAATCAGAAGATGCCATAAAAAATTACATTAAAGAATTGGAAGATCTTAATACTCATAAAGAGAGTGTTATGGCAATACTTTCGCACGATTTAAGAAGTCCGTTGTCGGCAATTATTGGAACAGCAAAATATCTAAAAGAAAATTTCCGTAAAATGAGTCCTGATGCTATGCAGGAAATGCTGGACTTGCTTTATAAATCATCTACAGATGAATTGGAAATGTTGGACTATTTGGTGGAATGGGCAAGAATAAAATACGCATCAGACACCTTTTCTCCTTCAAAATTAAAACTAATCGAATATATTAATAAAGTTTTTGATACTTTAAACGAAACGGCTTCAATAAACACCATAAATCTGCATCACGAAATCGAAGAGAACACCTCTGTGTTTGCCGACAGTAAAATGTTGATTTCCATTATTCAAAATATCGTATCAAATGCGATAAAACATACCGAAAAAGGGGGCTCGATTACAGTTTCAGCAAAAACCAAAGAGGATAAGATTATTGTTCAGATTAAAGACACCGGAATTGGAATGTCTAAAGAAATAATGGACAAATTGTTTACTCCCCAAATGAAAACGCTTTCAGAAACAAGAAAAAAGAATAAAGGAGCCGGCATTGGATTGTTATTAGTAAAAGGCTTTTTGGAAAAAAATGGCGGTGAAATCTGGGTAGAAAGTATTGAAGGGGAGGGTTCTACTTTTTATTTTACGTTGCCAATTGAGAAACCTTTATATAAAATAGGCAGTTCAGACGAAATTATGTTTGATGAAAGTGCATAA
- a CDS encoding multidrug effflux MFS transporter, whose translation MTKAKYIQLILILGSMTALGPFSIDMYLPGFSGIAEDLQTTVTEVSMSLSSYFIGISFGQLLYGPLLDRFGRKKPLFIGLLIYILASLGCVFVADINTFIGLRFIQAVGSCAATVASVAMVRDLFPVKEIPNVLSKLMLVVGLSPMLAPTIGGYVTSYWGWHIVFFILMCMGIFVLIASQMGLPKTHEPDLSISLRPKPIINNFVSIIKVPQFYTYALTGSIAFSGLFTYVAASPILFMHILKVDATIYGWIFAFMSLSFIGSSQLNSLLLRRFSSEQMIFGALIAQIIISVAFLILVINDVLGLYGTIAMLFLFLACLGISNPNTAGLTLAPFAKNTGSASALMGATQLGIGALASFAVGVFVKDSMVPIVAIMTCTTIIAFIILNIGKRKIKKTIMNSGDDEIIMGH comes from the coding sequence ATGACAAAAGCAAAATACATCCAATTAATTCTGATTCTAGGTTCAATGACCGCGCTTGGACCATTTTCAATTGATATGTATTTACCCGGGTTTTCCGGAATTGCCGAAGACCTTCAAACTACTGTTACTGAAGTTTCCATGTCTTTATCCAGTTATTTTATTGGAATTTCGTTTGGTCAATTACTATATGGACCATTATTGGATCGTTTTGGTCGAAAAAAGCCTTTGTTTATTGGGTTATTGATTTATATTTTGGCTTCTTTAGGCTGTGTTTTTGTTGCTGATATCAATACTTTTATAGGACTTCGGTTTATTCAGGCAGTTGGTAGTTGTGCAGCTACGGTGGCTTCGGTTGCAATGGTTCGAGACTTGTTTCCTGTGAAAGAAATACCCAATGTCTTGTCCAAATTAATGTTGGTTGTTGGGCTTTCTCCAATGTTGGCGCCAACGATTGGCGGTTATGTAACGAGTTATTGGGGTTGGCATATTGTGTTTTTTATACTGATGTGTATGGGAATTTTTGTATTGATTGCTTCTCAAATGGGTCTGCCAAAAACACATGAACCCGATTTATCAATTTCTTTACGACCAAAGCCCATCATCAATAATTTTGTGTCAATTATCAAAGTGCCTCAATTTTACACGTATGCTTTAACTGGTTCTATAGCATTTTCTGGATTATTCACTTATGTTGCTGCATCTCCCATTTTGTTTATGCATATTTTAAAGGTAGATGCCACCATCTATGGTTGGATTTTTGCTTTTATGTCTTTGAGTTTTATTGGCTCGAGTCAGTTGAACTCTCTATTGTTGAGACGTTTCTCGAGTGAACAGATGATTTTTGGTGCTTTAATTGCTCAAATAATCATTAGTGTTGCCTTTTTGATTTTGGTAATCAACGATGTTTTAGGATTGTATGGTACGATTGCAATGCTATTCTTGTTTTTGGCCTGTTTGGGTATTTCCAATCCCAATACTGCGGGATTAACCCTTGCTCCTTTTGCCAAAAATACTGGAAGTGCTTCGGCATTGATGGGTGCCACTCAATTGGGAATTGGGGCTTTGGCTTCGTTTGCTGTGGGTGTTTTTGTGAAAGATTCTATGGTACCTATAGTTGCTATTATGACGTGTACTACGATTATCGCTTTTATTATTTTGAATATTGGTAAAAGAAAAATCAAGAAAACCATTATGAATTCTGGAGATGATGAAATTATAATGGGACATTAA
- a CDS encoding DoxX family protein, whose protein sequence is MKKVSFLSLPNSILVLRICIPLFFVAHAVTRIANGTINQFADFLSGKGFLAASAMVWGITIYEIIGGIVLSFGFYIKYLSLGFILMLIMGNIIIHYQNGWWVGEHGEGGMEYSCALILALLVIASSKK, encoded by the coding sequence ATGAAAAAAGTCTCTTTTCTGTCGTTACCAAATTCCATTTTAGTACTACGTATCTGTATTCCATTATTTTTTGTGGCTCATGCAGTGACAAGAATTGCAAACGGTACAATAAACCAATTTGCCGATTTTTTGTCAGGTAAAGGTTTTTTGGCGGCAAGTGCAATGGTTTGGGGAATTACAATTTATGAAATTATTGGAGGAATTGTATTGAGTTTTGGTTTCTACATAAAATATTTGTCATTGGGATTTATTTTAATGCTAATTATGGGAAATATAATTATTCATTATCAAAATGGCTGGTGGGTTGGCGAACATGGTGAAGGAGGAATGGAATACAGTTGTGCTTTAATTTTGGCTTTATTGGTTATTGCTAGTTCAAAAAAGTAG